One genomic window of Halovivax cerinus includes the following:
- the coaBC gene encoding bifunctional phosphopantothenoylcysteine decarboxylase/phosphopantothenate--cysteine ligase CoaBC, whose protein sequence is MSTLEDVSVALGVTGSIAAVKTIELAHELRRRGADVRAVMSDSATGIVHPDAVAYATGNDVVTALTGRVEHVELCGRDGWADVLLIAPATANTVGKLAAAVDDTPVTTTATTALGADVPVVVAPAMHEPMYDHPGVLASLERIESWGVDLVDPRIEEGKAKIATEDAICTAIERATSDGQLAGEHVVVTAGATAESIDPVRVLTNRSSGRMGRAVARACYALGATVTLVHGPVGPHAVTRSDAGDGGDVSYADVLTVETTAEMVEETRAACETADALVSAAAVADYTVDTHDEKLRSGDRRELTLEPTAKLVDAVRNDRPDMPIVGFKTETSGDDEAMIEAARDLRDRVHLAFVVANDASVMGRGETRALLVHAGDVARFTGSKRALADEIGASLAVVLHGET, encoded by the coding sequence TCCGTCGCGCTCGGGGTGACGGGTTCGATCGCGGCCGTGAAGACGATCGAACTCGCCCACGAACTGCGCCGACGGGGAGCCGACGTGCGGGCAGTGATGAGCGACAGTGCGACGGGAATCGTCCACCCGGACGCCGTGGCGTACGCCACCGGAAACGACGTCGTCACGGCCCTCACCGGTCGCGTCGAGCACGTCGAACTCTGCGGTCGAGACGGGTGGGCCGACGTCCTGCTGATCGCACCCGCGACCGCCAACACCGTCGGCAAGCTCGCCGCGGCCGTCGACGACACGCCGGTGACGACGACGGCGACGACCGCCCTCGGCGCCGACGTTCCGGTCGTCGTCGCGCCCGCGATGCACGAACCGATGTACGACCACCCCGGCGTACTCGCGTCGCTCGAGCGAATCGAATCGTGGGGCGTCGACCTCGTCGACCCGCGCATCGAGGAGGGGAAGGCGAAGATCGCCACCGAGGATGCCATCTGTACGGCCATCGAGCGAGCGACGAGCGACGGGCAACTCGCCGGTGAGCACGTCGTCGTGACCGCCGGCGCGACGGCAGAGTCGATCGACCCCGTTCGGGTGCTCACCAACCGGTCGTCGGGCCGGATGGGGCGCGCAGTCGCCAGGGCGTGTTACGCGCTCGGTGCGACGGTGACGCTCGTTCACGGCCCCGTCGGTCCACACGCCGTCACCCGATCCGACGCGGGCGATGGGGGCGACGTCTCGTACGCGGACGTACTGACAGTCGAGACCACCGCGGAGATGGTCGAAGAGACGCGGGCGGCCTGCGAGACGGCTGACGCACTCGTCTCCGCGGCGGCCGTCGCGGACTACACCGTCGACACGCACGACGAGAAGCTTCGGTCGGGTGACCGACGCGAGTTGACGCTCGAACCGACGGCGAAGCTCGTCGACGCGGTTCGCAACGACCGTCCCGACATGCCGATCGTCGGCTTCAAGACCGAGACGAGCGGCGACGACGAAGCGATGATCGAGGCGGCGCGCGACCTGCGCGACCGCGTCCACCTCGCGTTCGTGGTGGCCAACGACGCCAGCGTCATGGGTCGAGGCGAGACGCGCGCGCTACTGGTGCACGCGGGCGACGTCGCGCGGTTTACCGGTTCGAAACGTGCGCTCGCGGACGAGATCGGTGCCTCGCTCGCCGTCGTCCTCCACGGGGAAACGTAG
- a CDS encoding DUF7344 domain-containing protein, translating to MPIDHAPTEQLSKGEVFEVLRNQRRRFVLQYLKQDDRPVELGDLAQQVAAWEYETTLEGVTPEQRKRVYTTLQQTHLPKMDEAGILVFDSDDGVIESTDRTRDISVYLEIVPGHEFAWRELYLSLGAVSCALVAALWGGVYPFTLIPTLGWTALLALVFTGTAVAHIYHERTMRLGYGNQPPELSYQGEK from the coding sequence ATGCCAATCGACCACGCACCCACGGAACAGCTGTCCAAAGGCGAGGTGTTCGAAGTTTTGCGCAACCAGCGACGCCGATTCGTCCTTCAGTACCTAAAACAGGACGATCGGCCAGTCGAGCTCGGCGATCTGGCCCAACAGGTCGCCGCCTGGGAGTACGAGACGACCCTCGAAGGCGTGACGCCCGAACAGCGAAAACGCGTCTACACCACGCTCCAGCAAACGCACCTGCCGAAGATGGACGAGGCGGGCATCCTCGTCTTCGACTCCGACGACGGGGTCATCGAATCGACGGACCGAACCCGGGACATCAGCGTCTACCTCGAGATCGTCCCTGGCCACGAGTTCGCCTGGCGAGAACTCTACCTCTCGCTCGGTGCCGTCAGTTGCGCACTCGTCGCTGCGCTCTGGGGCGGCGTCTACCCCTTCACTCTGATCCCGACGCTCGGCTGGACCGCCCTGCTCGCACTGGTATTTACCGGAACGGCCGTCGCGCACATCTATCACGAGCGAACGATGCGCCTCGGATACGGCAATCAGCCGCCCGAGCTCTCCTACCAGGGCGAGAAGTGA